One genomic region from Streptomyces sp. NBC_00582 encodes:
- the rodA gene encoding rod shape-determining protein RodA yields the protein MTGVNSFSVSGYGPARAGWTRVLARDSLARRLDWPILLSAIALSMIGSVLVFSATRNRTEINQGDQYYFLIRHLMNTGIGIALMIGTIWLGHRTLRNAVPVLYGLSLLGILLVLTPLGSTVNGAHSWIVFGGGFSLQPSEFVKITIILGMAMLLAARVDAGDKPYPDHRTVVQALGLAAVPMLIVMLMPDLGSVMVMVMIVLGVLLASGASNRWVFGLLGAGAAGAVAVWQLHILDEYQIARFAAFANPSLDPAGVGYNTNQARIAIGSGGLTGAGLFHGSQTTGQFVPEQQTDFVFTVAGEELGFVGAGLIILLLGVVLWRAGRIARDSTELYGTIVAAGIVAWFAFQSFENIGMTLGIMPVTGLPLPFVSYGGSSMFAVWVAVGLLQSIRVQRPMSA from the coding sequence ATGACCGGTGTGAACAGCTTCTCCGTCTCCGGGTACGGACCCGCGCGGGCCGGCTGGACCCGGGTCCTCGCCCGTGACTCGCTGGCCCGGCGGCTGGACTGGCCGATACTGCTGTCGGCGATCGCCCTCTCCATGATCGGCTCGGTGCTGGTCTTCTCCGCGACCCGCAACCGCACCGAGATCAACCAGGGCGACCAGTACTACTTCCTGATCCGGCACCTGATGAACACCGGCATCGGCATCGCCCTGATGATCGGCACCATCTGGCTCGGCCACCGCACCCTGCGCAACGCGGTACCCGTCCTCTACGGCCTGTCCCTGCTCGGCATCCTGCTGGTGCTGACCCCGCTGGGCTCCACGGTCAACGGCGCCCACTCCTGGATCGTGTTCGGCGGCGGCTTCTCGCTCCAGCCCTCGGAGTTCGTGAAGATCACGATCATCCTGGGCATGGCGATGCTGCTCGCGGCCCGGGTCGACGCCGGCGACAAGCCGTACCCGGACCACCGCACGGTCGTGCAGGCGCTCGGTCTCGCAGCCGTCCCGATGCTGATCGTGATGCTCATGCCCGACCTCGGGTCGGTCATGGTGATGGTGATGATCGTGCTGGGCGTGCTGCTGGCCTCCGGCGCCTCCAACCGCTGGGTCTTCGGGCTGCTCGGCGCGGGCGCGGCCGGCGCGGTCGCCGTCTGGCAGCTCCACATCCTCGACGAGTACCAGATCGCCCGCTTCGCCGCCTTCGCCAACCCCAGCCTCGACCCGGCCGGCGTCGGCTACAACACCAACCAGGCCCGGATCGCCATCGGTTCCGGCGGCCTGACCGGCGCGGGCCTCTTCCACGGCTCGCAGACCACCGGCCAGTTCGTCCCCGAGCAGCAGACGGACTTCGTCTTCACGGTCGCGGGCGAGGAACTCGGCTTCGTCGGCGCGGGCCTGATCATCCTGCTCCTGGGCGTGGTCCTGTGGCGCGCCGGCCGCATCGCCCGCGACTCGACCGAGCTGTACGGCACGATCGTCGCCGCCGGGATCGTGGCGTGGTTCGCGTTCCAGTCGTTCGAGAACATCGGGATGACGCTCGGCATCATGCCGGTCACCGGCCTGCCGCTGCCGTTCGTGTCGTACGGCGGCTCGTCGATGTTCGCGGTGTGGGTGGCGGTGGGGCTGTTGCAGTCGATCCGGGTCCAGCGGCCGATGTCCGCGTAG